In Aphelocoma coerulescens isolate FSJ_1873_10779 chromosome 13, UR_Acoe_1.0, whole genome shotgun sequence, the following are encoded in one genomic region:
- the ITK gene encoding tyrosine-protein kinase ITK/TSK, producing MSWETNILGSAMNNCVLLEELLIKKSQQKRRTSPSNFKVRFFVLTKSKLAYYEHRHGKKRTLKGSVELSRIKCVEIVKSDIIIPCQYKYPFQIVHDSYILYVFAPNRESRQRWVLTLKEETRYNNSLALKCHPDFWLDGKWRCCAQTEKMAAGCVVYDPTKNASKKPLPPTPEDNWKLLLDPREAVVMAIYDYEAQNPQELTLQYNEEYYVIDSSEEHWWLIQDKNGHEGYVPSSYLVEKSPENLQMYEWYNKNISRSKAETLLRDEGREGAFMVRDSRQPGMYTVSVFTKALSTDNNPVIKHYHINETTDFPKRYYLAEKHVFDSIPDLINYHQHNAAGLVTRLRYAVSSWRRKAPITAGLSYGKLVINASELTRVQEIGSGQFGVVYLGYLLDKTKVAIKTIREGAMSEEDFIEEAKVLMKLSHPKLVQLYGVCFEDAPICLVFEFMENGCLSDYLRSQRGSFSKETLLGMCLDVCEGMAYLEQNSVIHRDLAARNCLVGESHVVKVSDFGMSRIVLDDQYTSSTGTKFPVKWSAPEVFSYSNYSTKSDVWSFGVLMWEVFSEGKIPYENRTNAEVVEEINAGFRLYKPKLASKAIYEVMSHCWRMAKDERPSFSLLLFQLSEISEFDV from the exons ATGTCCTGGGAGACAAACATTCTTGGCTCAGCCATGAATAACTGTGTACTCCTGGAGGAACTGCTGATCAAGAAATCCCAGCAGAAGAGAAGAACTTCACCCTCCAACTTTAAAGTGCGCTTCTTTGTCTTGACCAAATCCAAGCTGGCTTACTACGAACATCGCCACGGG aaaaaaaggacttTGAAGGGTTCTGTGGAACTTTCCAGGATTAAATGTGTGGAAATTGTGAAAAGTGACATCATCATTCCCTGTCAGTACAAATACCCTTTCCAG ATTGTCCATGACAGCTACATCCTCTACGTGTTTGCCCCCAACCGCGAGAGCCGGCAGAGATGGGTCCTCACGCTGAAGGAAG AAACAAGATACAACAACAGTTTGGCTTTGAAGTGTCATCCAGATTTTTGGTTAGATggcaagtggagatgctgtgctcAGACAGAGAAGATGGCAGCTGGCTGTGTGGTGTATGACCCCACCAAAAATG CCTCAAAGAAgcctcttcctcccactcctgAAGATAACTGG AAATTGTTGCTAGACCCAAGGGAAGCCGTGGTCATGGCCATATATGACTATGAAGCCCAGAACCCGCAGGAGCTGACGTTACAATACAACGAGGAATATTATGTGATTGACAGCTCTGAGGAACATTGGTGGCTGATTCAAGATAAGAACGG GCATGAGGGCTACGTGCCCAGCAGCTACCTGGTGGAAAAATCACCCGAGAATCTGCAAATGTATGA GTGGTACAATAAGaacatcagcagaagcaaagcagaaacacTGCTCAGGGATGAG GGTAGGGAAGGGGCCTTCATGGTGAGAGATTCGAGGCAGCCTGGCATGTACACAGTCTCTGTTTTCACCAAAGCATTAAG CACGGACAACAATCCTGTCATAAAGCATTATCACATCAATGAGACAACCGACTTTCCCAAGCGATACTACTTGGCAGAAAAGCACGTGTTTGACTCCATCCCTGACCTCATCAACTACCACCAGCACAACGCAGCAG gtctCGTGACGCGGCTGCGATACGCGGTCTCTTCTTGGAGGAGAAAGGCCCCGATCACCGCAGGGCTCAGCTATG GAAAACTGGTCATTAATGCCTCTGAGCTCACCCGTGTGCAGGAGATTGGCAGTGGTCAGTTTGGGGTGGTCTACCTGGGCTACTTGCTGGACAAGACCAAAGTAGCCATAAAGACCATCCGTGAAGGAGCAATGTCAGAGGAGGATTTCATCGAGGAAGCCAAAGTCTTGAT GAAGCTGTCTCACCCCAAGCTAGTCCAGCTTTATGGTGTGTGCTTTGAGGATGCTCCCATCTGCCTGGTGTTCGAGTTCATGGAGAACGGCTGCTTGTCCGACTACCTCAGGAGCCAGCGGGGCAGCTTCTCCAAGGAAACCCTGCTGGGGATGTGCCTGGATGTGTGTGAAGGAATGGCTTATCTGGAACAAAACTCTGTCATCCACAGAGACCTG GCTGCCAGGAACTGCCTGGTGGGGGAATCCCACGTGGTCAAAGTGTCCGACTTCGGCATGTCGAG gATTGTCCTAGATGATCAGTACACCAGCTCTACGGGTACCAAGTTTCCAGTCAAGTGGTCTGCCCCAGAGGTTTTCTCCTACAGCAACTATAGCACCAAATCTGACGTTTGGTCATTCG GAGTGCTGATGTGGGAGGTCTTCAGTGAAGGTAAAATCCCCTATGAGAATCGCACCAATGCAGAAGTGGTGGAAGAAATCAACGCAGGATTTCGGCTCTACAAACCCAAGCTGGCCTCCAAGGCGATTTATGAGGTGATGAGCCACTGCTGGAGGATG GCAAAAGACGAGCGGCCAtccttttctcttctgctgTTTCAGCTGAGTGAAATCTCTGAGTTTGATGTGTAA